The sequence CGTGGGCCGCACCGGCGGACCGCGTCTCCGCAGACGGAGAGGGGGTTCCTCCCCCCTGCCCCTGGAGGTTCTCCATCACGGTCTTGGCAACGTCGGGGTGGAGGATCACCTGTCCGGAGGTCACCGCCTTCAGGGCCGAGACCAGCTCCTGCGCCGCGGCCCGCTTCAGCACGTAACCGGCGGCGCCCGCCCGCAGGATCGGCAGGACGTACTCCTCACTGTCGTACATCGACAGGATCAGCACCGGCAGGTCGGGGTGGCGCTTCTTCAGCTCCTTGGTCGCCTCGATGCCGTTCATCCGGGGCATGGCGATGTCCATCAGAACGGCGTCCGGCTTCAGCTTCTCGACCATCTCCAGCGCCTCCACGCCGTCCTGAGCCTCGCCGATCACCTGCACCTCTCCGCTGGCGGAGAGCAGATACCGGATCCCCTCACGGAGAATGGCGTGGTCGTCCACCAGCAGCACGCGAATGGGATTCATCCTTCGCCTCACCCCCCTCTGCGATCGGGAACCGTCACCCGCACGGTGGTTCCGCGCCCCGGGGCGGACTCCACCTCGACCTTGCCGCCGACCAGGGCCGCCCGCTCCTGCATGCCGAACAGGCCGAGACCCCGGTCGCGCATGGGTTTACCTACCATATGAACGACGTGGAACCCCTGCCCGTCGTCCGTCACCACGCCCTCGATGTGCCCGTCCGCGCGGGAGAGCCGCACGGTGACGCTCCGGGCCCGGGCATGCTTGACGACGTTGTTGATCGCCTCCTGAAGGATGCGGAACAGCGCCGTCTCCAGCTCCTCCGGCAGCCGCTCGGACAGCCCGCTGACCTCGAAGTCGGCCTTCAGCCCCGCCGGCAGGACCCGCTGGCTGATGAACCAGCGCAGGGCGGGCACCAGGCCGAGGTCGTCGAGCACCGAGGGCCGCAGGTCCATCATCAGCCTCCGGGTTTCGTCCAGCGTGCGCTGCGCGACCTCCTTGGTCATGCGCAGCCGCTCCCGCAGCTGCTCGTCGATGCCGCTGCTGCCGGCCAGCTGCTCCACGGCCACCAGGTTGACGACGATGGAGGTGAGCGACTGCGCGGTCTCGTCGTGCAGCTCGCGGGCGATGCGCTTGCGCTCCTCCTCCTGCGCCCGCAGGATCTGCGCCGCCACGGCCTGCCGGTGCTCCGCCAGCCGGTCGAGCATCAGGTTCGCCATCTCGGTCAGCCGGGCGATGTCGGGATCTCCCGCCACCTCCGGCACCCGGGCGGAGAAGTCGCCCCGGCGCACCTTGTCCAGCGTGGCGTGCAGGGTGAAGAGCGGCTGGAACGCCACCCGGAGGAGGGCGTAGTTGACGCCCAGGGAGACGGCGAGGCCCGCGCCGATCAGGCCGAACTCCCACACGGGGGCGTGCCCCTGGCCGTTCCAGAAGTGCGTGGCGATCAGCACGGTGGTGATGGACCCGATCACCACGATTGCAGCGTTGGCCACCAGCACCTTCGTGAAGAGGCTGGTCTGGCTGTGCAGGTACGACAGCAGCCGCATCTAGACCTAGACCTCCACAATCTCGAAAGCGTACTCGGTACTGGCGGTCTTGTTCACCATGTGCAAGACGCCGCAGTACTTCTCTTCAATGTAATCGAGGGCCTTCTTCACCTTGTCCGGGTCGATGCCCTTGCCGTAGAGCCTGTATCGGGTGACCACCCGGGTGAAGACCATCGGGTCGGTCTCGGCCTGCTCGGCCTCCACACTGATGTCGATGCGCTCCACGTTCTGCCGCATCTTCTTCATCAGCGTGACCAGATTGGAGCCGCTGCACGCACCCAGGCCGAGACAGACGAGCTCCTTGGCCCTCGGACCGGCCGGGCTGCCGTTCTCATCGCTCCCGATGGTCAGCCGCACCCCTCCGCCGGTCACCGCATCGAACACATATCCCGTGCCGGACCAGGTCATCTCTGCCCTGTGCGTCACGTTGTTTCATCCTTTCATGTCATCTTCCCCGTCGGGCGGATACCTCGGCGCACCTAGATCCTCGGCCCGATCGATCACAGGGCAATGGACCGAAAGGAGTGATTCGCCCCTGCTCTGCCCGAACCCTCCTGCGCGCCCTCACTTTTCGTCTACTCCTTGGACGGCGGGAAATGACGAAGAGATATGAACAAAGGGAGTAGATATTAGGTTGCAGTAAACGGGCGGCCCGTAGACCCCGCGGGTCGCCTTTTCTTGTACTTTTCCGCACCCGGCCCAAGGTTTCTGCAATATCCGTGTAAGCCTCCCATAATCGCCGCCTGATAGGCTGGTACCAAAGCCAAGCATTCGGGAGGGATATCCTTGACGAAGCGCTGGTGGATCATCATCACCATCGCCGCAGTGGTCGTCATTGCGCTCCTGGCCGGGCCTGCCGCCCTCACCGCATCGGGCCTGGAGCCCGCCGCCTGCGCCACCTGTCACAGCATGGCGGAGTTCCGGGACACCCACGCCGAGTCGCTGCACGCCTCCGTCTCCTGCTCCGAGTGCCACCTGCCCCACGGGGCGGCCGGCCTGCCCAAGAAGTACGAGAAGGGCTTCAAGCACGTGTGGGCCACCGTCACCGGCGAGGCCGACATCCAGCTCAAGCCCGAGGACGAGCAGATCCTGTTGGACAACTGCATCGCCTGCCACGTCAACACGGAGCACGTCAGCGTGCCGGAGAACCGCAGCTGCCTCAACTGCCACTACGACGACCCCCACGGCAACCGGGAGAGCCGGTCATGGTGATCAGCGGCCTCGTCCTGCAGTGCCACCCCGACCGGGTGGAGAGCGTGGCGGCGCAGCTGGCGCAGATGCCGGGCGTCTCCGACGTGACCCCGGTCGAGGGGGGCGGCCATCTGGCTTGCGTGCTGGAAGCCCCGAGCCTGGAGGCGTCGATCCTGGTGCTCGACCACCTGAAGGCCCTTCCGGGCGTCTACTCGGCCATGCCGACGTACATTCACGCACTTGAGGAGGATGAGAGATGGAACTCTCCCGCCGTGCATTCGTAAAGGCATCGGCGCTTGCCGCCGCACTGGCCGCCGCCGGGTGCGGCACCCCGGCACCGGTGGCCCCCAAGCAGGATCCCGCCCTGGAGGGCGCCACGTGGCACAAGACGGTCTGCCGGTACTGCGGCGTGGGCTGCGGCGTGATGGTCGGGACCAGGGACGGCAAGGTGGTCGGCGTCAAGGGCGACACCGAGAATCCCGTCAACAAGGGCCTGCTCTGCGTGAAGGGCTACTACCTGCACCGGATCATGCAGACCGAGGAAGGCCGCATCCTCAGGCCGCTCATCCGCAAGGACGGCAAGCTGGTGGAGGCCTCGTGGGACGAGGCCCTCGACCTGGTGGCCAGCAAGTTCCGGGAAGCTATAGACCAGTATGGCCCCGACTCGGTCGGCTTCTACGGCTCCGGGCAGACCCTCGTCGAGGAGAGCTACGTCGCCAACAAGCTCTTCAAGGGCTGCATCGGCACCAACAACATCGAGGGCAACCCCCGCACCTGCATGGCCTCCGCCGTGGCGGGCTTCGCCTCCACCTTCGGCAAGGACGAGCCCATGGGCTCGCTGGACGACATCGAGCACGCCGACACCTTCTTCATCATCGGCTCCAACACGGCCGAGGCGCACCCCATCGTCTACAACCGGGTCACCACCCGCAAGCAGACCGGCCAGGACGTGAAGGTGATCCTCGCCGACCCGCGCAAGCACCGGGTGGCCGACATCGCCGACATCTTCCTGCCGTTCAAGCCGGGCACCGACCTGGCCCTGCTCAACGCCCTCGCCCAGGTGATCGTGGCCGAGAACCTGCACGACCCCGACTTCATCGCCAGGCACACCAAGTTCATGCAGGGCGACGAGGAAATCAGCTTCGAGCAGTACGCAGCCTTCCTGCAGGACTACACCCCGGAGAAGGTGGCTGGCATCACCGGGCTCGATCCGGAGCAGATCCGCGCGGCCGCCCGGCTGATCGGCGCCCGGGGGCGCAAGACGATGTCGATGTGGTGCATGGGCATCAACCAGCGCACCGTCGGCACCTGGCTGAACAACGCCATCTACAACCTCCACCTGCTCACGGGCAAGATCTGCCAGCCCGGCAACAGCCCCTTCTCCCTCACCGGCCAGCCCTCCGCATGCGGCTCCGTGCGCGAGGTGGGCGCCCTGTCGCACCTCCTTCCCTGCGGCCGCTCGGTGACCAACGAGGAGCACCGCAAGCAGGTCGCGGCCGTCTGGGGCGTGGACCACACGAAGATGTCGCCGAACGCGGGCCTGCACACCATCGCCCTCTTCAAGGCGGCCGGCGAGGGCAAGATCAAGGCGCTGATGATCTGCTGCACCAACCCCGGCCACTCGTTGCCCAACCTGAACTCCGTGCGGGACTCCCTCCAGAAGACCTTCCTGGTCTGCCTCGACGCCTTCCACAACCGGACCACCGAGCTGGCGGACGTGGTGCTGCCCTCCGCCCTGTGGTGCGAGAAGGAGGGCATGTACGGCAACACCGAGCGGCGCACGCAGCACCTGGCCAAGGCCGTGGAGCCGAAGGGCGAGTCGAAGCCCGACCTCTGGATCCTGCTGGAGATCGCCCGGCGCATGGGCTACGGGGAGTACTTCGCCCACTACACCTCCAACGAGGTGATCTGGGAGGAGTACCGCAAGCTGGCCCAGGGTACCGGCTACGACTTCGCCCCCTACGAGCGCTACAAGCAGGAGCGCGGCCTGCGCTGGCCGATCACGGACAAGACGCCGAACGGCTGCGCCATCCGCTACGCCGAGGGGTATGACCCCTATGTGCCGGCGGGCGAGGGCATCCGGTTCTACGGCAAGCCCGACGGCAAGGCGGTGATCTACGCCCGGCCGCACCAGGATCCGGCGGAGATGCCCGACGCCGAGTACCCCTTCTACCTCTCCACCGGCCGCATCCTGGAGCACTGGCACACGATCACGATGACCAAGCGGGTGCCCGAGATCATGAAGGGCGCCGGCGAGTTCTACTGCGAGCTGCACGAGGAGGACGCCGCGGCGATGGGCATCGCCACGGGCGACCTCGTGAGGCTGACCACGCGGCGGGGCAGCATCGTCACGAAGGCGCGCGTCAAGGGACGCGGCGTGCCGCAGCGGGGCATGGCCATGCTGCTGATGCACGACGACGACCCCGAGCGGCTGACCAACTTCCTCACCAACGACGCCGTGGACGCCACCTCCAAGCAGATGGAGTACAAGATCTGCGCCGTGCGGATCGAAAAGGTGTAGAACATGCGGGGCTTGCGAAAGCGAATTGGGTGGCGGGCGCTGCGCCTCGCCACCCAGGCCCTCTTCTGGGCCCTGTTCCTGGCGCCCCTGGCCGGCTTCCCCTGGTTCCGGGGCACTTACGTCGCCTCCCGCCTGGCCGGCATCCCCCTCACCGACCCCTACGGGGCGGCCCAGGCGGCCGTCGCCGGCGGGCTGCGGCTCGCCGGTGCGGCGCTCCTGGGCCTCGGGCTGGTGGCGCTGGTCTACCTGCTCCTGGGGCGCGCCTTCTGCGCCTGGGTCTGCCCGCTGGGCAGCCTCCTGGAGCTGGCCGACCGCGCGGCGGAGCGGTTCCTGTCCGCAAGGCGGGCTGCCCGCCGAGGCGAGGGCCGTCTCCGGCCGGCGGGGCCGCTCGCCCGGCCAGCCACCGACCGTCTGCACCCGGGAGGGCCGCTCCCCCGGCAGGCGTCGGACCGGCTCCCATTGGCGGGGCGGCCCGCGCGGCTCGCTGCGTTGCCCCGCTGGACCCGCTGGGCCATCGCCATCGGCGTGCTGTTGCTGACGGCCCTCACCGGGCAGGCCCTCTTTGAGTGGGTCTCACCCCAGGCGAATCTGATGCGCTCGCTCCTGTTCGGGTTCGGGCTGCAGCTGCTGATCGTCGCGGCCGTGGTCGCCTTCGACCTCTTCGTGCTGCGCCGCGGCTGGTGTCGGTCGCTCTGCCCGGCGGGTGCCCTCTACTCGCTGCTCGGCCGGTTCGCCCCGCTGCGGGTGGGCCACGACCGCTCCGCCTGCGACAGGTGCGGCGCCTGCGTGCAGGCCTGCCCCTGGGACGGGCGCGAGACGCTGCTGGAGACGGTGGCCGGCCGGGGCAGGGCGGAGGCCAACCCCTGGACCTGCGCCAACTGCGGCGACTGCATCGACGCCTGCCCCCAGGGCGCCCTCCGGTTCACCCCCGCCTGGCGGGTGGCGCCGGCCGAGCGGCCCGTGCTCCACCCGCAGTTCAGCCGGCGGCAGGCCATCGGGCTGATGGGAGGCGCCGTGGCGGTGGCCGGCCTGAGCGTCGCCCGCCCGATGCTGACCGCGCCCGAGGAGCGCCGGCTCCTCAGGCCCCCGGGCGCCTTGCCGGAGGCGGCCTTCGTGGGGCTCTGCCTCCGCTGCGGCCAGTGCGCCCAGGCCTGCCCCCGGGCGGCGATCCGCCTCGCCGGGCTCGCGGGCGGCCTCGGGATGGGAACGCCCTACATCGTGCCGCGCCGTGTCGCCTGCGACCTCTGCAAGGAGGACGGACCTGCCTGCGTGGCGGTCTGCCCCACCGGGGCTCTGACGCTGGAGCCGGGTGCGCCGGTGCGGATGGGCGTTGCCGAGGTCGACACCGAGCGCTGCATCGCCCACATGGGCGCCGTCTGCCGCACCTGCTTCGTCGCCTGCCCGCTGCAGGGCACCGCGCTCATCCTCGAGGGCGCCCACCGCCCCGCGGTGGATCCGGCGGTCTGCACCGGATGCGGGCTGTGCGAGGAGCACTGCATCGTGGAGCCGGCGGCGATCGCGATCAGGCCGGTCAACGAGCACGCATGAGACCCTGCGCACGTGCTGCCTACGGCTGCGGAGACGTGACACTTCAGGTGTCAACGGTCTCGTGGTCAGCCTCCCGTGGAAGCGCTGGCACTGCGCGGCAGGGTGGTTCAGACGTGAAGTAGCAAGAATCCGCACGGGGATTCGGCCATGGGCTGCCGAAAAGTGACACTTCAGGTGTCAACGATCCCGTGATCAGCTTCCTGAGGAAGCGCTGGCACTGTGGCGCAGGGTGGTTCAGACGTGAAGTAGCAAGAATCCTCACGGGGATTCGGCCATGGGCTGCGGAAAAGTGACACTTCAGGTGTCAACGATCCCGTGATCAGCTTCCCGAGGAAGCCCTGGCACTGCGCCGCAGGGTGGTTTAGAC is a genomic window of Symbiobacterium terraclitae containing:
- a CDS encoding response regulator, translating into MNPIRVLLVDDHAILREGIRYLLSASGEVQVIGEAQDGVEALEMVEKLKPDAVLMDIAMPRMNGIEATKELKKRHPDLPVLILSMYDSEEYVLPILRAGAAGYVLKRAAAQELVSALKAVTSGQVILHPDVAKTVMENLQGQGGGTPSPSAETRSAGAAHAQLEQLTEREREVLTLIAHGLTNQQIAEKLFISIKTVQAHRANLMEKLDLHDAVELTKFAIKTGLLSLDEI
- a CDS encoding HAMP domain-containing sensor histidine kinase, which gives rise to MRLLSYLHSQTSLFTKVLVANAAIVVIGSITTVLIATHFWNGQGHAPVWEFGLIGAGLAVSLGVNYALLRVAFQPLFTLHATLDKVRRGDFSARVPEVAGDPDIARLTEMANLMLDRLAEHRQAVAAQILRAQEEERKRIARELHDETAQSLTSIVVNLVAVEQLAGSSGIDEQLRERLRMTKEVAQRTLDETRRLMMDLRPSVLDDLGLVPALRWFISQRVLPAGLKADFEVSGLSERLPEELETALFRILQEAINNVVKHARARSVTVRLSRADGHIEGVVTDDGQGFHVVHMVGKPMRDRGLGLFGMQERAALVGGKVEVESAPGRGTTVRVTVPDRRGG
- a CDS encoding OsmC family protein, with protein sequence MTHRAEMTWSGTGYVFDAVTGGGVRLTIGSDENGSPAGPRAKELVCLGLGACSGSNLVTLMKKMRQNVERIDISVEAEQAETDPMVFTRVVTRYRLYGKGIDPDKVKKALDYIEEKYCGVLHMVNKTASTEYAFEIVEV
- a CDS encoding NapC/NirT family cytochrome c, producing the protein MTKRWWIIITIAAVVVIALLAGPAALTASGLEPAACATCHSMAEFRDTHAESLHASVSCSECHLPHGAAGLPKKYEKGFKHVWATVTGEADIQLKPEDEQILLDNCIACHVNTEHVSVPENRSCLNCHYDDPHGNRESRSW
- a CDS encoding chaperone NapD, whose product is MVISGLVLQCHPDRVESVAAQLAQMPGVSDVTPVEGGGHLACVLEAPSLEASILVLDHLKALPGVYSAMPTYIHALEEDERWNSPAVHS
- a CDS encoding molybdopterin oxidoreductase family protein is translated as MELSRRAFVKASALAAALAAAGCGTPAPVAPKQDPALEGATWHKTVCRYCGVGCGVMVGTRDGKVVGVKGDTENPVNKGLLCVKGYYLHRIMQTEEGRILRPLIRKDGKLVEASWDEALDLVASKFREAIDQYGPDSVGFYGSGQTLVEESYVANKLFKGCIGTNNIEGNPRTCMASAVAGFASTFGKDEPMGSLDDIEHADTFFIIGSNTAEAHPIVYNRVTTRKQTGQDVKVILADPRKHRVADIADIFLPFKPGTDLALLNALAQVIVAENLHDPDFIARHTKFMQGDEEISFEQYAAFLQDYTPEKVAGITGLDPEQIRAAARLIGARGRKTMSMWCMGINQRTVGTWLNNAIYNLHLLTGKICQPGNSPFSLTGQPSACGSVREVGALSHLLPCGRSVTNEEHRKQVAAVWGVDHTKMSPNAGLHTIALFKAAGEGKIKALMICCTNPGHSLPNLNSVRDSLQKTFLVCLDAFHNRTTELADVVLPSALWCEKEGMYGNTERRTQHLAKAVEPKGESKPDLWILLEIARRMGYGEYFAHYTSNEVIWEEYRKLAQGTGYDFAPYERYKQERGLRWPITDKTPNGCAIRYAEGYDPYVPAGEGIRFYGKPDGKAVIYARPHQDPAEMPDAEYPFYLSTGRILEHWHTITMTKRVPEIMKGAGEFYCELHEEDAAAMGIATGDLVRLTTRRGSIVTKARVKGRGVPQRGMAMLLMHDDDPERLTNFLTNDAVDATSKQMEYKICAVRIEKV
- a CDS encoding 4Fe-4S dicluster domain-containing protein, translating into MRGLRKRIGWRALRLATQALFWALFLAPLAGFPWFRGTYVASRLAGIPLTDPYGAAQAAVAGGLRLAGAALLGLGLVALVYLLLGRAFCAWVCPLGSLLELADRAAERFLSARRAARRGEGRLRPAGPLARPATDRLHPGGPLPRQASDRLPLAGRPARLAALPRWTRWAIAIGVLLLTALTGQALFEWVSPQANLMRSLLFGFGLQLLIVAAVVAFDLFVLRRGWCRSLCPAGALYSLLGRFAPLRVGHDRSACDRCGACVQACPWDGRETLLETVAGRGRAEANPWTCANCGDCIDACPQGALRFTPAWRVAPAERPVLHPQFSRRQAIGLMGGAVAVAGLSVARPMLTAPEERRLLRPPGALPEAAFVGLCLRCGQCAQACPRAAIRLAGLAGGLGMGTPYIVPRRVACDLCKEDGPACVAVCPTGALTLEPGAPVRMGVAEVDTERCIAHMGAVCRTCFVACPLQGTALILEGAHRPAVDPAVCTGCGLCEEHCIVEPAAIAIRPVNEHA